GCTCCGAGAGGTAGCGAACGTGGTCTTTCATCAGGTCGGGGCCGGTGGCGCAGTTGAGGCCCAGAATGTCGATGGGATAGGGTTCTAGGATGGTGAGGGCAGCGGCCATTTCAGTGCCGACTAGCATGGTGCCCTGCTGCTCCATCGTTACGGAGACCATGAGGGGAATGCGATCGCATCCCTCCTCAAAGACCTCGATGATGCCGTTTAGGGCGGCCTTGATCTGCAGCACGTCTTGACAGGTTTCTACCAGCAGCAGATCGGCTCCTCCGTCGATCAGGCCTCGGGCCTGCTCCCTGTAAGCGTTTTTAAGCGTGTCAAAATCAATGTGGCCTAGGGTGGGCAGCTTGGTGCCTGGCCCCATCGAACCGGCGACAAAGCGGGGTTTTTCGGGGGTTGAATATTCTTGGGCTACTCGCTTGGCTAGGGCGGCAGCGGTTTTGTTTAGCGCGTAGGCTTGGTCGGTCAGATCGTACTCGGCCAGCACAATTGAGGTAGCGCCAAAGGTATCGGTTTCGATCACGTCTGCCCCGGCTTCTAAAAAGCCTCGGTGGACAATTTCAACCGCCTCTGGTTTGGTAAAAACTAGGTACTCATTGCAGCCTTCGTACTCGGGGCCGCCAAAGTCTTCTGCTGTGAGGTTTTGAACTTGCAGATTGGTGCCCATCGCTCCGTCGAAGACGATGACCGGACGATTGGGGCTGTGGAGGCGTTCGAGAAAGGCGCTGGGCATGGCTGATTCTGTCTGAGACGAAACCGTAACGACTGTCTGAATTTTCTATTATCAGACACAAGCCCAGCAATGACAGAGTTGATCCGGTTTTCTGCTTGACCATCACCCCTCCAGCATTGACTATTGTCTGTAGGTAACTCCATTTGTAGGGCTTTCGAATGGGCAAGCTGACTACCCACGTTTTAGATACTGCATCAGGGAAGCCCGCCGCTGGCATGCGCCTGACTCTTTGGGCGGTCAATTCCTCAGCCGATATCAAAACTGCGCTCAAAACGATTGAGACTAACAGCGATGGCCGTACGGATGAACCGTTGCTGACAGGTAACGAATTAAGAGTGGGCATCTATGAACTGGTCTTTGAAGTTGCGCCCTACTTTGCGAGCTACAGCACCCACCTCTCAAATCCGCCTTTTTTAGACCAGGTGCCGATTCGTTTTTCGGTGTCTGACCCGCTGGGCAGCTACCATGTGCCGCTGCTGGTGTCTCCCTGGTCTTACAGCACCTATCGGGGAAGCTAGGGCTAGGTTTTTCTTGAG
The window above is part of the Pseudanabaena sp. FACHB-2040 genome. Proteins encoded here:
- the uraH gene encoding hydroxyisourate hydrolase, giving the protein MGKLTTHVLDTASGKPAAGMRLTLWAVNSSADIKTALKTIETNSDGRTDEPLLTGNELRVGIYELVFEVAPYFASYSTHLSNPPFLDQVPIRFSVSDPLGSYHVPLLVSPWSYSTYRGS